One window from the genome of Candidatus Zixiibacteriota bacterium encodes:
- a CDS encoding GAF domain-containing protein, whose protein sequence is MTPARLKLVESIRTAAADLDSETAVLRAAAELIDGYSEGYHWTGFYLLRDGVLEVGPYVGPPTPHTRIALHQGICGAAASQKKSIVVDDVHADPRFLACSLTTRSEIVVPLLEGGECLGEIDIDSNHPAFFTAEDREMLEAAAAVVAARLAEIRGRRPA, encoded by the coding sequence ATGACGCCCGCTCGGCTTAAGCTGGTGGAGAGCATCCGGACGGCAGCGGCCGACCTGGACTCGGAGACGGCCGTCCTGCGGGCCGCAGCGGAACTGATCGACGGTTACTCGGAAGGCTACCACTGGACGGGGTTCTACCTGTTGCGGGACGGGGTGCTCGAGGTGGGGCCGTACGTGGGGCCGCCGACGCCGCACACGCGGATTGCGCTGCACCAGGGAATCTGCGGCGCGGCGGCATCGCAGAAGAAATCGATCGTGGTGGACGACGTGCACGCCGACCCGCGGTTTCTCGCATGCTCGCTGACGACGCGGTCGGAGATCGTGGTGCCGCTCCTGGAGGGCGGGGAGTGCCTGGGGGAAATCGATATCGACTCGAATCATCCCGCGTTTTTCACGGCCGAGGACCGCGAGATGCTGGAAGCGGCGGCGGCGGTCGTGGCGGCGCGGCTGGCGGAAATCCGGGGGCGGCGGCCGGCCTGA
- a CDS encoding BlaI/MecI/CopY family transcriptional regulator — translation MFLGPTEAQLMDLAWERESLTVKQALFLLGESDGRAYTTIMTVLNRLAEKGLLSRRKAGRGFIYAAAKSREEFIGERVRIVREVLRKNFAGDA, via the coding sequence GTGTTCCTGGGACCGACCGAGGCGCAGCTCATGGACCTGGCCTGGGAGCGGGAGAGCCTCACGGTCAAGCAGGCGCTGTTTCTCCTGGGAGAGAGCGACGGGCGGGCGTACACGACGATCATGACGGTGCTGAACCGGCTGGCCGAAAAGGGGCTGCTCTCGCGGCGCAAAGCCGGCCGGGGGTTCATCTACGCGGCCGCGAAGAGCCGGGAGGAATTCATCGGTGAGCGGGTGCGGATCGTCCGGGAGGTCCTCCGCAAGAATTTCGCAGGGGACGCATGA